The DNA region GTCTCGGTCTGTGAAGAAGACAACACTCAAGCCGCTCGCTCGTAGACGATCGCGTCCGTGATGGCGGCCTCGCTGATCCTGTAGTCAGCCGCGAGGTCGGCAGGGCTTTCTCCCGCATCGATGCGGGCGACGATGGCCGCGGTCGAGATGCCGAGGTCGCTCAGGACCGGCCGTCCGGAATGCGATCTTCCGGTCGATCGCGATCGGCCGGTTCTCCGCCGGGGCCTCGTGCATCACGAACGGGTGCAGGCGGATCGGGAATTTGGCGCGATCCCAGGTGACTCGGTCCAGATGCTGTTCAAGGACCTGGCGCATCGCCAGTTGGCCCGAGGCCGAGAGGTTGATGAGCTGTCCGTACCGGGCGAGGAATACTTGTCCCGCCCTGGATTGCAAATCCCGGCGAAGCAGCAATCGCTTGATGTCCAGTTCCCGTTCGGCGAATTCCAGCGCCTGGCGTAGTTCCTTGAGCGGCACACCGTGCTCGGTGCGAAGCGCCCGCAGCACGTGGGCCTCGATGAGGTTGGAGAACGACAGGGTAGGCGGATCTCCCTGTGCTGGGCGAATCAACGGCTTGAACTGGCCGCCCCCCCGGCTGGTGGGATACGCCCGGCCGAGCGTCCAGGCGCGCAGCGTCGCGGCGGGCACACGCAGGTAGCGAGCGGCCTCGCTCAACGGATACGCCGGTTGTTCCCGTGGATCCAGTTCGGTCACAGCTCGCCTCCTCGATCGCATGCCCGATTCTAGCAGCGCAGACCGCCTACGCTGTCTGACGACGTTGCCATCGTCTGGGTCATTCTGCAAGGCAACTTTGGTTGACAACACCCCTCGGACCCCGGGACCCCAGGACCCGCCTCCGCGCGTTGCGCTACGGCGGGGCAAGCCCCGACGAGTGATGCAGGACCCTGGACTCTGGACCCTGGACCCTGGACCCGAAGTTGCTGGCGTCTGCGCAGGCGAACCCGAAGAAGGCCATTGCGGCCTATCGCGATGCACTGCGTCTCGACGGCTGGCGTTACGAAACGGGATCGAATGCCGCGATCCCGGCCGGGGGGCGGGGCATTGTTGAAGAGGCGGCGCGTTCCCTCGTGCCCCTGCTCGATGCGGAACGTGATGCGGCTGAGATCGCGCACCTGCGCGACCGTATCAAAAAGCTCGAGTCCGTCCCTCGCTGGGTCACTCTCACTGACGGCGTTGGACCTGGTGGACGACGACGCACCCCCTAAGCGGGCTGGCGTTGTGGCACGACCGGAACCGCAATGGCGTCAGCGAGCATGGCGAGGTCCGTCCCGTCACCGCGTGGGGCATCGCCGCGCTCTCGACGGGCTACGACCTCGACGCGACGCACCCGCACGAGATTCCCTGGTCGAGCGCCGGGGTGCGGTTTACGGACGGCACGGTCAGGCCGACCTTTGACGTGATGCCGCGGCGAAGCTACGGCGGCGGGCTGCTCTGGGTCGCGACGATACTCGGACCAGATCAGGTGCCCGTCGGTTCTGGCCGACTCCGGACACACCATTCCATCTGGGATTGACCCGACAACCGCTTCCGGCTAGTGTCTGGCGGTTTCAAAATGCGGCGAGTTTCCTGGGGTCGGGAATCTCGGTTGGGCGTCCGTCTGATTCTTCATCGGAGAAGGATGGTCTATGCGAACTGCAATCGTGATGGCTACTTGTGCGGTGTGTCTCCCGCTACCGGCGTTCGCGCGGCAGGCGGAGCAGCCGGCGGAGAAGCAGGCGGTGGTGTTTTCAGCCTCAGGTGGCACATCGAAAGGCTCCTTTCAAGCCGGCGGCGACTGGGTCATTTCCGAGTTCCTTCGGCGACAGCGCGCTGACCCTGCGTTCAGATCGCGCGCGCTGCTGACGAAGGAACTGGAGCTCAAGGCGGTGACTGGAGCCTCGGCCGGCAACGTCAATGCGCTAGTGGCGGCCGTCAACTGGTGCACTCGGTCGGCCCAGGGAGAGACCGAGATTCCAGCTGAAAAGTCTCTGTTTTGGACCTTCTGGGTGAACACCGGCGTTGAAGAACTGATGCCTGCGGTTTGGAAAGACAATCCCGAACCGGCCATCTTCGACCGGCGGTTTTTTCTTGATAGGCAAAGGAAGCAGTTGGACGAATTCCTGATCGGGGCCACGCTCTGGAGTCGTTGTGGGCTTCCGGTCGGCTTGACCATGACAAAGCAGACTCCGGCAGAACTGCGCCTCTCAGAGACTGGTGGGGCCACTCGGGTGCAGCGCTTTGCTGGGGTCTTCGAGATCAACACCATTGGCAACAAACTGACTGTTATGGCGCCGGTCGACGCGGAGGGAGCGGCCGGGGCCTTGGGTGCCCTCGCCATGCCGCCCAAGGATGCCAACTGCGCCGGCGAGGCCCATGGGTTGGACTGGGCATTCAACACGATGATGGCTTCAAGCTCATTTCCGGTGGTGTTTGCGCCTCGACGTGTGTGTTACGAGGCCAGTGGACTCAACGCAGAAGGCGTCCAGAGAGATCTCTTCGCAGATGGGGGAGTGTTCGACAACAATCCGGCAGGTTTGGCCTTGGGTCTCGGTGACACGTACTCAAAAGCCCAATTTTCTCGGTTGCCGTTTGCCAGCCAGCAGGTGGTGAAAGAGCTCAAAGACGTCGATGTCTTCTACACCACTGCAACGAACCCAAGAGGGCCGCTTAGAGAGGCACGACGGTCCACGGCACCCCAGCAGGACGTGTTTGGCCTGGCCGGGACGTTGAGGCTGTTCTCGGGAGGCGTCTCCGCGGCGCGGGAGTACGAACTTCAGACCCTGATGCGTCAAGTTCAGCGTGACGAACGCCTGCTGAAGCTGCCGCGCACCGTCAGGTTCTTTCCTTCTTCACGAAGCGGCGAGATCGTGGGAGAAACGCTGGCGGGGTTCGGCGCGTTCCTTGGCCGCCCCTTTCGTGAATACGACTTCTATTCGGGCATTTATGATGGCCTGTATTTCATGGCGAAGTACGCCTGCGGAGAGGAGCCTGAGTGCGATCCGAAGGACGCTGTCAGAAATTGGATCTTCAGCGACCTGTTGAAACTCAGCGAAGACGCCCGCCTGGTCGTCGAGTGGCGGAAGGCACTCGAAGAGTCGCCGGGTGTCCCAATGCTGTATGAAGACTGGAAGGGCAGGCTCAAGACACCGGCTCAGAAGCTCCTCTTTGCGATTCACACCCAAATCTCGAACCTCGCCGCGCGGCGCGGTGTTCAGGACGCCCAGTCATGTTCGGGGCCTCGCGACATGATTGGCGGGATCCTCTGTGGCGGAGGCATGGACCGAATCCTGGGCGGCCTCGCGAACGACAAGCGCATCGAATCCGTTCTTGAGGACAAGAAGTCGGGGGTCGCGCCGGCGTTCGTCGAGTTGTTGAAAGCACCGCGGCGCACGGTGAATTCCCTGATCGAAGAGGCGATGGGCAGGCTGCACTATCAGGAGACGGAGCTGCGTCGTGAGCAGGCCGAGTACGGCTCGTGGGTGGAAGCAGCGCTGCTCGTTTATCGAGGGCAGTCCTATCGCTACCGCACAGGATTGAAATGGAACCCGTCGTCTGGTCACGTTGAGGGAGGCTCATTCCAGGGTTTTGCCGCCTCTGCCGCGAATATTGCGCTGCCCAATTACGTGACGGTGGGAATGTTCGGAGACAAGGAACGGCGCCCGCAGCTGACGTTCGGCTGGCGTCCCCTCGTATGGCGCCCCAGTGAGAAGTTCTACCTGGGAAGCGTGGTGGAGTTCGCCAATTTGGATGAGCGGACCCTGCAGTGGAGGCAGAATACGTATGGCTTCACGCTTGGCTCATATGCAGTCCCCCTACCTGTTGCCAAGTCCCTTGAACTTGGATGGTTGTCCACGAGGGTGGCTGGCGGTGACCGGGATCACTTTCTTAGCGCCACGTTCCGGATGCTGGCGGACAAGGTGCATGTCAATGTGAGGGTGAAAACGGCGCGCCCAGGTCGGGCCGTTTACGTTAATGCCGGTATCAGTGACGTCAACGGCCTCTTCTTCTGGTGGTTTCGCTGACCGCAGCTGGCTGAGGCCGCGAACCCCCTTTTTTGATGTGGTGCGGCGACGAAGGTAGGGCCGACAGCCAACGGCGTCCTAAGTCAGCCCGCGCCTCTTCAAGATCGCAGAGGGGGATTGTGGAGGGGATGGTGGCCGAGCGCGGTGCGTTCTGGACCAATCAGTTTGTGAACCACGACCAGGCGAGTGGGTATGGGCCGTTGGCCGATGAGGTGTGGGCGCAGACGGGCGGCAGGGTGGATGCGTTCGTGCAGGCCGTGGGGACGGGCGGCTCGTTGCGAGGCACGTCCACGGCGCTGCGCGCGCACAATCCGCGCCTGCATGTGGTGGCGGTGGAGCCGGCCGAGTCTGCGGTGATGTCTGGCGGCGCGCCGGGCGCGCATCGCATCGAGGGCACCGGCACCGGTCGTCTGGTGCCGATGTGGGATCCGTCGCTGGCGCACGAGATTGAGGCCGTGTCTACAGACGACGCCGAAGCCATGGCCCGCCGCCTGACGCGGGAGGAAGCCATCTTCGCCGGCACTTCGACCGGCGCCAACGTGACGGCGGCGTTACGACTCGCGAAGCGCCTCGGCCCCAGCGCCACGATTGTGACCCTGGCGTGTGATCACGGGCTGAAGTACATCAGCACGGATTTGTATCGGTGAGGCGCCGACGAAACCCCTAGTTTCTATACACGTCCAGCCTCACATGTATACAAAAAGCCATTTTTCTATACATGTCATCCCGTTTAAACGGACCAGGCTAGTCCCGCCAGCAAGGAGGTAGCCCGATACCGGCAGGCGCTCAGGGTGGGCTTCGAGGAGGTCTCGAGCCGGCGACTATTGACCAACAACCACATCATCAGGATTCAGGGCGAGCTTGAACAGAACGATGCCGGATTCCGGCGTGTGCCTGGCACCTCCCACACGCCACCGCAAGACGCCGCGGAAATCGTTGCCCTGATGGCTGACCTTGAACGTTTCATCAATAACGACGTGCGCTACGACGCAGACACGTTGATCAAGATGGCGCTGATTCACCATCAGTTCGAGAGCATCCACCCGTTCTACGACGGAAACGGTAGGACCGGTCGAATCATCTGTGTGCTGTATCTCGTCAAAGAGGGGCTCCTCGATAGCCCCGTGCTTTACATGAGCCGTTACATCGTGCGGACGAAGGCCGAGTACTACCGGTTACTACAGGACGCGCGTGACAAGGACGCCTGGGAGGCGTGGGTGATTTACATGCTGACGGCAGTGGAGCAGACCGCGAGGCAGGGCATCACTGTGATCGACGCGATCAAAGGGGCGCTCCTCGACGTCAAGCACCGGGTGCGTCGGCAGTACCCGCGTTTCTACAGTCAGGACTTGATTAACAACCTCTTCACACATCCGTACACCAAGATCGAGTTTGTGATGAACGATCTGGGCGTCTCGAGGCTGACGGCCACGCGGTACCTGAACGCGCTGGTTGAGGGCGGCATCCTGACGTCGCGGAAGGTGGGCCGCTGGAAGTACTTCGTGAATGAACCGCTGTGCGCGATTCTCACCGGCGATGCGCTGACGACGACGCGGTAGGTAGCCTCACTCCAGCAGCAACGCCAAGTCAGGCCAGTCCCAGCAAGGGTTTCAGCCGTGCGCGAACTTCTGCCATCGTCGCATCCGGGGATGCGGCGATAAAGGACACGTTCCGTGCGCGCCAATCGAGATTCTTGATTTGGTCGGCCAGGACGACGCCCTGCACCGGTCCGGAGGTTGGCAACGCAACCTCGAACGGGTAGCCCTTGATTCGGCTCGTCACCGGGCAAATCACAGCCATTCCGTTTGCCGCGTTATAAGAGCGGGGCGATAGGACCAACGCCGGCCGGTGTCCCGCAAGCCACACCAGGTCGCCGCTCTCCGGCACGTACGCCTTCACCACACTTCGCGCCCCTGCGGAGCGCCGGTCGAGACTTCCTTGTGTCGGTTCTTCGGCGTGATGCCCTTCACAAGCTCGTCGAGCGTGTACACCGGCCCCTGCGCGCGCACCACCACCGCGCCGTCAGCCACCGTCATCTCAACGGCAGCGCCTTCCACGAGACCGGCCTGTTCCGCGAGGGCCTTCGGAATTCGAACGGCCAGACTGTTGCCCCAGCGGGATACCGTGTTTGCCATGTATCTATTATGTGTATACACGACAACAAGCGCCATGCCCAGTGTTTAGCTCAGGAAAACCAGTTGTCGGGGCCGAGTGGTTGTAGTTTCTGCAATGGTCTGTAGTGCGACCGTGGCAAAAAGCGCGTGGACGTAGAATGTCGCCCATGAACCCCGCCATTCTGGACACCATCGGCAACACCCCGCTCGTCGAGCTCCGTCACATCGTGCCTGCCGGCAGCGCGCGCATCTTGCTGAAGCTCGAGTCGCACAACCCCACCGGCAGCATGAAGGACCGGATGGCGCGGGCGATGATTGAGGGCGCCATCGCGTCTGGCGCCCTGGCGCCGGGTCGCGAGGTGGTGGAGTTCACGGGCGGCAGCACCGGCCGTCACTCGCGTTTGTGTGCGCCTCCTCGGCTATCCGCTCTCCATCGTCACCTCCGACGCGTTCAGCATCGAGAAACGTAACCACATGAAGGCGTTTGGCGCCCGGATGACCATCGTGCCCAGCGACGGCGGCCGCATCACGCCGGATTTGTTTGTGACGATGAGGGGATTGTGGAGGGGATGGTGCGCCGCGGTGCGTTCTGGACCAATCAGTTTGTGAACCATGACCAGGCGAGTGGGTATGGGCCGTTGGCCGATGAGGTGTGGGCGCAGACGGGCGGCAGGGTGGATGCGTTTGTGCAGGCCGTGGGGACGTGCGGCTCGTTGCGGGGCACGTCCACGGCGCTGCGTGCGCACAATCCGCGGCTGCATGTGGTGGCGGTGGAGCCGGCCGAGTCTGCGGTGATGTCTGGCGGCGCGCCGGGCGCGCATCGCATCGAGGGCACGGGCACCGGTCGCCTGGTGCCGATGTGGGATCCGTCGCTGGCGAACGAGATTGAGGCCGTGTCTACAGACGACGCCGAAGCCATGGCCCGCCGGCTGACGAAGGAAGAAGCCATCTTCGCCGGCACCTCCACCGGCGCCAACGTGACGGCGGCGTTACGACTGGCGAAGCGCCTCGGCCCCGGCGCCACGATTGTGACCCTGGCGTGTGATCACGGGCTGAAGTACATCAGCACGGATTTGTATCGGTGAGGCGCCGGCGAACACCGGGCACGCCGGGTCGTCCTGGAAGTGCAAGACTCAGCCGTTAGTGAGAATCGCCGCGAGAACAGCGACGAGGATCGTCAGCGTGGCGCCGCCAATGCCGCCCATGACCCAGCGGAACTGGGTGTTCATTTCGCCCCGGATTCCCCTCATCTCGGCGCGAACCTCGGCAAACCCGCTCCTCACTTCTGCGCGCAGTTCGGCGACCTCGATCTTCAGCTCGGCAATCGCGCTGGTCATACCGTCGAACCTCTCTTCGAGTCGAGGATGCCATCGTCTGGCGTGATGAGGAAGCGAGAAGATCGTGCCAGTTTTCAGCCACGGCGGCGGCCGGTCCTCTATCGCTCCCGCACCAACTCGTCCAGCCGCTCCGGCGAGAGGTGCGACAGTCGCGTCAGCACGTCTTTATGCCGGCGCTCTTCGATGGCCCGGTGTCGTGCGTTGGAGTACTTCAGGGGCCGCATCTTCAGCAGGAAGTCACTTGCGTTGCCGCAATCGAAATCGAAGGGGTACAGGCCAATCGCCTTGCACACCGAGTCTGGTCGAGCGCCGGCGTACGGTTTGTGGTCAGACCGACG from Acidobacteriota bacterium includes:
- a CDS encoding AbrB/MazE/SpoVT family DNA-binding domain-containing protein, translating into MANTVSRWGNSLAVRIPKALAEQAGLVEGAAVEMTVADGAVVVRAQGPVYTLDELVKGITPKNRHKEVSTGAPQGREVW
- a CDS encoding type II toxin-antitoxin system PemK/MazF family toxin, which encodes MKAYVPESGDLVWLAGHRPALVLSPRSYNAANGMAVICPVTSRIKGYPFEVALPTSGPVQGVVLADQIKNLDWRARNVSFIAASPDATMAEVRARLKPLLGLA
- a CDS encoding patatin-like phospholipase family protein — translated: MTGASAGNVNALVAAVNWCTRSAQGETEIPAEKSLFWTFWVNTGVEELMPAVWKDNPEPAIFDRRFFLDRQRKQLDEFLIGATLWSRCGLPVGLTMTKQTPAELRLSETGGATRVQRFAGVFEINTIGNKLTVMAPVDAEGAAGALGALAMPPKDANCAGEAHGLDWAFNTMMASSSFPVVFAPRRVCYEASGLNAEGVQRDLFADGGVFDNNPAGLALGLGDTYSKAQFSRLPFASQQVVKELKDVDVFYTTATNPRGPLREARRSTAPQQDVFGLAGTLRLFSGGVSAAREYELQTLMRQVQRDERLLKLPRTVRFFPSSRSGEIVGETLAGFGAFLGRPFREYDFYSGIYDGLYFMAKYACGEEPECDPKDAVRNWIFSDLLKLSEDARLVVEWRKALEESPGVPMLYEDWKGRLKTPAQKLLFAIHTQISNLAARRGVQDAQSCSGPRDMIGGILCGGGMDRILGGLANDKRIESVLEDKKSGVAPAFVELLKAPRRTVNSLIEEAMGRLHYQETELRREQAEYGSWVEAALLVYRGQSYRYRTGLKWNPSSGHVEGGSFQGFAASAANIALPNYVTVGMFGDKERRPQLTFGWRPLVWRPSEKFYLGSVVEFANLDERTLQWRQNTYGFTLGSYAVPLPVAKSLELGWLSTRVAGGDRDHFLSATFRMLADKVHVNVRVKTARPGRAVYVNAGISDVNGLFFWWFR
- a CDS encoding pyridoxal-phosphate dependent enzyme; this encodes MWCGDEGRADSQRRPKSARASSRSQRGIVEGMVAERGAFWTNQFVNHDQASGYGPLADEVWAQTGGRVDAFVQAVGTGGSLRGTSTALRAHNPRLHVVAVEPAESAVMSGGAPGAHRIEGTGTGRLVPMWDPSLAHEIEAVSTDDAEAMARRLTREEAIFAGTSTGANVTAALRLAKRLGPSATIVTLACDHGLKYISTDLYR
- a CDS encoding DUF433 domain-containing protein, translating into MSDLGISTAAIVARIDAGESPADLAADYRISEAAITDAIVYERAA
- a CDS encoding Fic family protein, with amino-acid sequence MGFEEVSSRRLLTNNHIIRIQGELEQNDAGFRRVPGTSHTPPQDAAEIVALMADLERFINNDVRYDADTLIKMALIHHQFESIHPFYDGNGRTGRIICVLYLVKEGLLDSPVLYMSRYIVRTKAEYYRLLQDARDKDAWEAWVIYMLTAVEQTARQGITVIDAIKGALLDVKHRVRRQYPRFYSQDLINNLFTHPYTKIEFVMNDLGVSRLTATRYLNALVEGGILTSRKVGRWKYFVNEPLCAILTGDALTTTR